In Nymphaea colorata isolate Beijing-Zhang1983 chromosome 3, ASM883128v2, whole genome shotgun sequence, a genomic segment contains:
- the LOC116251021 gene encoding adenylyl-sulfate kinase 3: MLAFPDAIIGASGGECECARGYFSGLRFASGSVTFVGSGFLGRRSPLRQSLRISVPVKEISACCFCIQGRQSRESVPKMVNVNGEGGKECCGGEDLLIESSSDLFKHGDDRSTMAGNNKPLVSTVGKSTNIVWQDCSVGKAERQQLLNQKGCVIWITGLSGSGKSTLACALSRELHARGKLTYILDGDNVRHGLNKDLSFKAEDRAENIRRVGEVAKLFADAGLICIASLISPYRSDRDACRALLPDANFIEVYMNVPLEICEARDSKGLYKLARAGKIKGFTGIDDPYEPPLNCEIAIEHKDGNCQSPSTMAEQVVAYLEGKGFLYA, from the exons ATGTTGGCCTTTCCTGACGCAATAATTGGGGCTTCTGGGGGCGAATGCGAGTGTGCGAGGGGCTATTTTTCGGGGCTTAGGTTTGCGTCTGGTTCAGTTACCTTTGTGGGGAGTGGCTTCCTTGGAAGGAGGAGTCCGTTGAGGCAGAGCTTGAGGATCTCGGTTCCCGTGAAGGAGATTAGTGCATGTTGTTTCTGCATACAGGGCAGGCAAAGCCGGGAATCAGTGCCGAAGATGGTAAACGTCAATGGGGAGGGAGGCAAGGAATGCTGCGGCGGTGAGGATCTgctaattgagtcgagctcggaTTTGTTTAAACATGGGGATGATCGGTCTACGATGGCAG GGAATAATAAACCTTTGGTGTCTACTGTTGGGAAGTCAACAAACATTGTCTGGCAAGACTGTTCAGTTGGAAAAGCTGAAAGACAGCAATTACTTAATCAAAAGGGCTGTGTGATATGGATTACAGGTCTCAGTGGCTCAG GCAAGAGCACATTGGCATGTGCTTTAAGTCGTGAACTGCATGCTAGAGGAAAGCTAACTTATATACTTGATGGCGACAACGTTCGTCATGGTCTGAATAAGGACCTTAGTTTTAAGGCTGAGGATCGTGCTGAAAACATACGCAGAGTTG GGGAAGTGGCTAAGCTCTTTGCTGATGCTGGTCTTATCTGCATTGCAAGCTTGATATCTCCATATAGGAGTGACAGGGATGCTTGTCGTGCTCTGCTGCCAGATGCAAACTTTATCGAG GTTTATATGAATGTACCCTTGGAAATATGTGAGGCAAGAGACTCGAAAGGCCTCTACAAGCTTGCTCGTGCTGGGAAAATTAAAG GTTTCACAGGTATAGACGACCCATATGAGCCACCCTTGAATTGTGAG ATTGCGATAGAGCATAAAGACGGGAATTGCCAATCTCC